CGACAACCGCAGGATCTTGGCGGTGTGCAGCCGGCTGTGCGCGCCGAATCCTTCGATGCCGCGCAGCACCGTGGCGCCGGCGAGCCCGCTCGAGCGCGCCTGCAGCACCAGCCATTCATAGAGGGGCTTGCCCTCGTGCTTGTCGCTTTCGCCGATGAAAATGCGAAGCAGGCAGCCTTCTTCGGGGAGCGTCATGTTCGCCTCCTCAGATCAACCGCGCGAGCGCGTCGCCCGCCCACACCGCCGAGAGCCCCAGCGTCACCTGCAGC
The sequence above is a segment of the Candidatus Sulfotelmatobacter sp. genome. Coding sequences within it:
- a CDS encoding DUF190 domain-containing protein, whose translation is MTLPEEGCLLRIFIGESDKHEGKPLYEWLVLQARSSGLAGATVLRGIEGFGAHSRLHTAKILRLSEDLPIVVEIVDTREKVEAFLPVVDRAVGEGLATVERV